The region TCTGGGGCGAGGTCGATGAGGGCCTGATGGAAGAAATGGACCTGTTCTGCGTCAAGAGCGCCGCCACGAACAAGGACGAGTACCTCACCCGGCCGGATCTGGGCCGGATACTGTCCGAGGAAGCGATCTCCACCATCAAGTCCCGTTGCAAGGCCAAACCACAGGTCCAGGTAGTGGCTGTGGACGGTCTGAGCTCGAAGGCCATAGAGGCCAACATCGGGGATTTCCTCCCTGCGTTGCTCCAGGGACTCAAATCGAACGGCCTCGAATGCGGCACTCCGTTTTTCGTCAGGTACGGTCGCGTCGCGATCATGGACCATATCGGGGAAGTCCTCGAGCCCGAAGTAGTCGTGGAGATGGTTGGCGAGCGCCCGGGCCTTGTCACCGCGGAAAGCATGAGCTGCTACATGTGTTACCGGCCCCGCAAGTCTACTGTCGAGTCCGAACGCATGTTGATTTCAAACATCTACAGGGGGGGGTTGCCTCCGGCTGAGGCTGGCGCCCACGCTGCCAGCATCGCCAGGAAGATATTCGACGCGAGGGCGAGCGGGCTCAACCTGCAGGCATAAGACGGCGGCGCCAGGCGGCTGACACAGAGTCGACAAGGAGGGAGTCAAGAGTGTACGGCTTCAAGCCAATCCGCGCGGAGGTCCTCGCCATCAAACTGATCCCCAGTATTAACCAGTCTATGGCGGAGAAGCTCCAGCTCCAGCCCCACCAGAAGAGTGTAGGGATGCTGACCTGCAACATCGACGACGTTGGTTACACGGCCGTGGACGAGGCGACCAAGAAAGCGGAGGTGGAGGTGGTCTACGCCAGGTCCTTTTACGCCGGCGCGGCGCACGCCTCGGGTCCGCTCTCGGGCGAGTTCATCGGCATCCTGGCGGGCCCCAACCCTGCTGAGGTCAAGGCCGGTATCAACGCGGCCATCGAGTGTATCGAACGCGACGCGTGTTTCTACGCGGCGAACGAAGAGGGAACCATCGCAATGTATCCGCACTGCATCTCGAGGACGGGGACATTCCTTTCAAAGCAGTGCGGCATTCCGGCTGGCGAGCCTCTTGCGTACTTGATAGCCCCGCCCATTGAGGCCTTGTACGCGGTGGACCAGGCCATCAAGGCCGCCGAGGTGAAGATGGTCCAGTTCTTCGGCCCGCCATCCGAGACCAACTTCGCCGGGGCGCACCTCACGGGGACCCAGTCCGCATGCAAGGCGGCGTGTGACGCGTTTGCGGCGGCCGTAATGGAAGTTGCGCGCTATCCGAAGCGTTTCTGAAAAACCCCATGAAACGGGCTGATGACGTGTGGCTGGAGAGGCTATAGGTTTGATAGAGACCAGGGGACTTGTG is a window of Bacillota bacterium DNA encoding:
- the eutC gene encoding ethanolamine ammonia-lyase subunit EutC, translating into MVTEAEIRKIVEEVVNRLGVGTVPAPEPPGAGAPGGEDGGLPDLAAYDLKGKVFMREPLHLDGLIQLKKTTPARIGVDRAGPRPLTEVWLRFRADHAAAKDAVWGEVDEGLMEEMDLFCVKSAATNKDEYLTRPDLGRILSEEAISTIKSRCKAKPQVQVVAVDGLSSKAIEANIGDFLPALLQGLKSNGLECGTPFFVRYGRVAIMDHIGEVLEPEVVVEMVGERPGLVTAESMSCYMCYRPRKSTVESERMLISNIYRGGLPPAEAGAHAASIARKIFDARASGLNLQA
- the eutL gene encoding ethanolamine utilization microcompartment protein EutL, translated to MYGFKPIRAEVLAIKLIPSINQSMAEKLQLQPHQKSVGMLTCNIDDVGYTAVDEATKKAEVEVVYARSFYAGAAHASGPLSGEFIGILAGPNPAEVKAGINAAIECIERDACFYAANEEGTIAMYPHCISRTGTFLSKQCGIPAGEPLAYLIAPPIEALYAVDQAIKAAEVKMVQFFGPPSETNFAGAHLTGTQSACKAACDAFAAAVMEVARYPKRF